Proteins co-encoded in one Ruegeria sp. YS9 genomic window:
- a CDS encoding nuclear transport factor 2 family protein, whose product MTEHKTAPALSEILNLEKQVWMALVDGNASADRALLSADFLGVYPTGFANRDDHVGQFADAPTMAEFELSDERLRVLTPDIVLLSYMADYLRPGATTREAMLISSLWERRNDVWVNSFSQDTPVQNT is encoded by the coding sequence ATGACGGAACACAAAACGGCACCTGCGCTGAGTGAGATTCTGAATTTGGAAAAGCAGGTCTGGATGGCGCTGGTCGACGGCAACGCTAGCGCGGACCGGGCCTTGCTGAGCGCGGATTTTCTTGGGGTCTATCCGACTGGATTTGCCAATCGTGACGATCATGTCGGCCAATTTGCAGATGCGCCGACGATGGCCGAGTTCGAATTGAGCGACGAGAGATTGCGAGTTCTGACGCCGGATATCGTCCTGTTGTCCTACATGGCCGATTACCTGCGCCCGGGTGCGACAACGCGCGAGGCGATGCTGATTTCTTCTTTGTGGGAACGCAGAAACGACGTTTGGGTCAACAGTTTCAGTCAGGACACGCCGGTTCAGAACACCTGA
- a CDS encoding DUF2852 domain-containing protein: MTALSDPAVPANPGWLYRIEAWLDDKGKGAWIAAMVLGFIFFWPVGLALLAYMIWSKRMFSKSCNRRKSWHSHMSAMKPSGNSAFDAYKADTLARLEREQQDFEAFLRRLRDAKDKAEFDEFMDERARENHEDDGKATPA; the protein is encoded by the coding sequence ATGACCGCATTGTCCGACCCCGCCGTCCCCGCGAATCCGGGATGGCTTTATCGAATCGAGGCCTGGCTGGATGACAAAGGCAAAGGGGCCTGGATCGCCGCCATGGTCCTTGGTTTCATCTTTTTCTGGCCGGTTGGCCTGGCCCTTCTGGCTTACATGATCTGGAGCAAACGCATGTTCAGCAAATCCTGCAACCGCCGCAAATCCTGGCACAGCCACATGAGCGCGATGAAGCCGTCCGGCAACAGCGCATTTGACGCCTACAAGGCAGATACACTGGCCCGCCTTGAACGCGAACAGCAGGACTTCGAGGCGTTCCTGCGCCGCCTGCGTGATGCCAAGGACAAGGCCGAATTCGACGAGTTCATGGACGAACGCGCCCGCGAGAACCATGAAGACGACGGCAAAGCCACGCCTGCCTGA
- a CDS encoding RDD family protein: protein MNHLPDPDTQPEFYNSVTSKRFVAWLFDVAFISLLCTVAILLSAGLGLFFLAVIYAVISFVYRVVTITNGSATLGMRFMGIELRDAFGERMDMGKAIAHTAGYFVSMAFAVIQIISVIMMLTSARGQGLTDSFLGTVMINRRA from the coding sequence ATGAACCACCTGCCCGACCCGGATACCCAACCAGAATTCTACAACTCAGTGACAAGCAAACGCTTTGTCGCGTGGTTGTTTGATGTCGCCTTCATCTCGCTGCTCTGCACGGTGGCGATCCTGTTGAGCGCAGGCCTCGGTCTGTTTTTTCTGGCCGTGATCTATGCCGTCATCAGCTTTGTCTATCGCGTAGTAACCATCACCAACGGCTCGGCCACACTGGGCATGCGGTTCATGGGAATCGAATTGCGCGACGCATTCGGAGAGCGGATGGATATGGGCAAGGCCATCGCCCACACTGCAGGCTATTTCGTCAGCATGGCGTTCGCTGTGATTCAGATCATCTCGGTGATCATGATGCTGACCAGCGCCCGCGGCCAGGGCCTGACCGACAGTTTTCTGGGCACGGTCATGATCAATCGACGGGCCTGA